A stretch of Exiguobacterium sp. BMC-KP DNA encodes these proteins:
- a CDS encoding DMT family transporter codes for MPYFTLFMALFFISTSAIFVKWAETPIEAVAFYRMLFSTLLLLPLIRLKELLQLSSSTIRHMLLSGVLLAGHFWLWFLSLDYTTVASSTLFVTASPIFVLAGNALFFKQHPSRKALLFVAVALFGGGLVAYGDIAVGMRALIGDGLALLATILVAGYWLLGQHVRTSVSTNLYSFGVYAVASIVLLLLSLIQSTNLVASFQQDWWLYILLAVFPTLLGHNLFNWALARVSASIVSITILGEAVWGMIFGYYLFDEKLTWIQITGAALLLIGIGLFLRRNERDIREQIAQRESASSHSS; via the coding sequence ATGCCCTATTTTACGTTATTCATGGCTTTATTCTTTATTTCAACATCGGCAATCTTCGTTAAGTGGGCGGAGACCCCGATTGAGGCTGTCGCGTTTTACCGCATGTTGTTCTCGACCTTGTTGTTGCTTCCGCTCATTCGATTGAAGGAACTTTTGCAACTCAGTTCGTCGACGATTCGACACATGCTACTAAGTGGCGTTTTGCTCGCCGGTCATTTTTGGCTGTGGTTCCTCTCTCTTGATTATACGACAGTTGCGAGCTCGACGCTCTTCGTGACAGCAAGTCCGATTTTCGTCCTCGCTGGTAACGCGCTATTTTTCAAACAACATCCGTCGCGTAAAGCACTTCTGTTTGTCGCCGTCGCATTGTTCGGTGGCGGACTAGTCGCTTATGGTGATATCGCTGTCGGCATGCGTGCCTTGATTGGAGACGGTCTTGCTTTACTAGCAACGATTCTCGTCGCCGGTTACTGGCTGCTCGGACAACACGTTCGGACGAGTGTCTCAACGAACCTCTATTCGTTTGGTGTCTATGCCGTCGCGTCAATTGTCTTGCTCTTACTATCATTGATTCAATCGACGAATCTTGTTGCTTCGTTCCAACAGGACTGGTGGCTCTATATTCTTCTCGCCGTCTTCCCGACGTTACTCGGTCACAATTTGTTCAACTGGGCACTCGCGCGCGTCAGCGCCAGTATCGTCAGCATCACGATCCTCGGTGAAGCGGTTTGGGGCATGATTTTTGGTTATTATCTGTTTGATGAAAAGTTGACATGGATTCAAATCACAGGTGCGGCTTTACTGTTGATCGGAATCGGATTGTTCCTCCGACGCAATGAACGCGATATTCGTGAACAGATTGCTCAGCGCGAGAGTGCGAGCAGTCACTCTTCCTAA
- a CDS encoding SDR family NAD(P)-dependent oxidoreductase translates to MLRKTALITGASGGIGLDLAVLAARDGFDCVLVARNEKKLKELQQVLEKRYQIKVYVFAADLSLNDSVDRLVQYLEEQELTVDLLFNNAGFATSGRFAEIDPTEDINSIQVNVVALTDLTKRLLPGMVERGFGRILNVASVAAFMPGPYMSVYYATKAYVLSFSEALATEVDGSGVSVTCLCPGPTDTNFFDRANITLPFKSMPSHLVAFAGYRGMLKGRRVVVPGASNRAMVSLSRLLPRRLLTEVTGRIQDPTRQQEGSTEEDLLYANS, encoded by the coding sequence ATGTTACGAAAAACAGCCCTGATTACCGGTGCATCGGGTGGAATCGGACTCGACCTCGCTGTCCTTGCAGCGCGCGATGGTTTTGATTGTGTCCTCGTTGCCCGCAATGAAAAAAAGTTGAAGGAACTGCAACAAGTCCTCGAAAAACGCTATCAGATTAAAGTGTATGTATTTGCTGCTGATTTATCACTAAACGATAGTGTTGATCGCCTTGTGCAGTACTTAGAGGAGCAAGAGTTGACGGTTGATCTGCTGTTCAATAACGCCGGCTTCGCCACATCGGGACGCTTTGCAGAAATTGATCCAACAGAAGATATCAACTCAATCCAAGTCAATGTCGTCGCCTTAACGGACTTGACGAAACGGCTCTTACCGGGAATGGTCGAACGTGGTTTTGGACGCATCTTGAATGTCGCGTCTGTTGCCGCCTTCATGCCAGGACCTTACATGAGTGTGTACTATGCGACAAAAGCCTATGTCCTCTCATTCTCCGAAGCACTTGCAACGGAAGTCGACGGCTCTGGCGTCAGCGTGACATGCCTCTGTCCGGGACCAACTGATACGAACTTCTTCGATCGAGCGAACATCACGCTACCGTTCAAGAGTATGCCGTCTCACCTCGTAGCTTTTGCTGGATATCGTGGCATGCTCAAAGGTCGCCGCGTCGTCGTTCCAGGTGCAAGCAACCGAGCAATGGTTTCCTTGTCTCGTCTCTTACCACGTCGCCTGCTAACAGAAGTGACAGGTCGGATCCAGGACCCGACTCGCCAACAAGAAGGATCAACCGAAGAAGATCTCCTGTACGCCAACTCATAA
- a CDS encoding ECF transporter S component, whose translation MIVTTILIVCLLLILFEKLPMTDQRLRFIAIVTAAAIVGRLLFSSLPNIQPATALILLLAVFVHPIVGAIAGMLVVVLTSLFLGSGPFVLFQALAYATIASLGFVPILRYRILLTGYAFFAGFLYGWVSNLGFLVLTDFSWQAFFTLLVTGGTFDLLHGLSNAIFIWILFPIFLRILHSFDEKKGTE comes from the coding sequence ATGATCGTAACAACGATTCTGATTGTCTGTCTGCTCTTGATTCTCTTTGAGAAACTGCCGATGACGGATCAACGATTACGGTTCATCGCGATTGTTACGGCAGCGGCGATCGTCGGGCGGCTGTTGTTTTCTAGTTTGCCTAATATCCAGCCGGCAACGGCACTCATCTTATTATTGGCTGTCTTCGTCCATCCAATCGTCGGAGCGATCGCTGGAATGCTCGTCGTCGTGTTGACAAGTTTGTTCCTCGGAAGCGGTCCGTTCGTTCTTTTTCAGGCGCTAGCCTATGCGACGATTGCTAGTCTTGGCTTTGTACCGATTCTCCGCTACCGGATTTTATTGACGGGGTATGCCTTTTTTGCTGGTTTTTTATATGGTTGGGTGAGTAACCTAGGGTTCTTAGTGTTGACCGACTTTTCGTGGCAGGCTTTCTTCACCTTGCTAGTGACCGGAGGGACGTTTGATTTGCTTCACGGATTAAGTAACGCCATTTTCATTTGGATATTATTCCCGATTTTTTTGCGGATTTTGCATTCATTCGATGAAAAGAAGGGTACAGAATAA
- a CDS encoding M20/M25/M40 family metallo-hydrolase translates to MVNEQRVLDTFLELVQIDSESKEEARICAHLKKTFEDLGCDVFEDDASSKTEHKGNNLIVTLPATKEGVDKIYFTSHMDTVFPGQGIKPIIENGYVKTDGTTILGADDKTGLASLIELVHVLNETKQPHGKIQFVITVGEESGLVGAMVLDPSKIDADYGFALDSDGKVGDIITAAPTQAKVNAKIFGKTAHAGVAPEKGVSAITIASKAIAKMPLGRIDEETTANIGRFSGGGPSTNIVCDYVEIFAEARSLVAPKMEAQTEKMKAAFEEAAAELGGRAEVEVKVMYPGFKFEDGDQVVEVAKAAITQLGRTPRLLHSGGGSDANVIAGFGIPTVNLAVGYEDIHTTNEKMPIEELVKTAELCVTLVDYITNK, encoded by the coding sequence ATGGTCAATGAACAACGAGTATTAGATACGTTTTTGGAGCTTGTCCAAATCGATTCGGAATCAAAAGAAGAAGCACGTATTTGTGCTCATCTGAAAAAAACGTTTGAGGATCTCGGATGTGACGTGTTTGAAGATGACGCTTCGTCGAAGACGGAACATAAAGGAAATAACTTGATCGTTACGCTTCCAGCAACAAAAGAAGGCGTCGACAAAATTTATTTCACTTCCCATATGGATACTGTTTTCCCGGGGCAAGGAATCAAACCAATCATCGAGAATGGTTACGTCAAGACGGACGGAACAACGATTCTTGGGGCAGATGATAAAACAGGGCTTGCATCCCTAATCGAACTCGTGCATGTATTGAATGAAACGAAACAACCACACGGGAAAATTCAGTTCGTCATCACAGTCGGTGAAGAATCAGGACTCGTTGGGGCGATGGTCCTTGATCCATCGAAAATCGATGCTGATTACGGCTTTGCACTCGATTCAGATGGAAAAGTGGGAGACATCATTACGGCTGCTCCAACGCAAGCAAAAGTCAATGCGAAGATTTTTGGGAAAACAGCACATGCTGGTGTAGCACCTGAAAAAGGCGTTTCAGCGATTACGATCGCGTCAAAAGCGATCGCGAAGATGCCGCTCGGTCGAATCGATGAAGAGACGACAGCGAACATCGGACGATTCAGCGGCGGTGGTCCGTCGACGAATATCGTTTGCGACTATGTAGAAATCTTTGCAGAAGCACGGTCGCTCGTCGCTCCGAAGATGGAAGCACAGACAGAGAAGATGAAAGCGGCGTTCGAAGAAGCGGCAGCAGAGCTTGGTGGTCGTGCTGAAGTCGAAGTCAAAGTCATGTACCCAGGCTTTAAGTTCGAGGATGGCGATCAAGTCGTTGAAGTCGCGAAAGCAGCGATCACTCAACTCGGGCGGACACCACGCCTCTTACATTCTGGTGGCGGATCAGATGCCAATGTCATCGCTGGTTTTGGTATCCCAACGGTCAACTTGGCTGTCGGATATGAAGATATCCACACGACGAATGAGAAGATGCCAATCGAAGAACTCGTCAAAACAGCGGAACTTTGCGTGACGTTAGTCGATTACATCACGAACAAATAA
- a CDS encoding MDR family MFS transporter: MRKKVTVALLLATFLAAIEGTIVATATPVMASELNGAKLVSWIFAGFLLFMAVSTPIYGKMADLYGRKRVLLFGIGVFTVASLACGLAQSMEMLIVFRAVQGIGAGAVLPIAMTIIGDLYTYEERGKIQGVLSAVWGISGVAGPLVGGFLVESLSWRYIFLLNVPFALLSFFMIVVYYKETVRETERKIDYRGALLFALGMSAFLYGLLSGSESETFLRPVILASFFISFVLLFTFYRVEKKASDPLLPPAVIRHPVILVINLAVFFSAWVLVSMSAYIPIFAQGVLGKSPTEAGFMLMPLSLFWTLTAIIGGRTIGVASPRYRTMTGMGLLIVGTTILSLITRESSDVFIYLAVSLIGIGFGLSQPVFMVVLQTSVDWSLRGSATAVNSFLSTTGQTLGVAIFGTIFNLSILRSFAASDKLSDYAIDPFFQSSTAKMFGQDVQYAAEIALSHGLRYVFIGGIICAVLAFAMTWRLPKVRPEDPRS, from the coding sequence ATGAGGAAAAAAGTAACTGTCGCGCTGTTGCTCGCAACGTTTTTAGCCGCGATCGAGGGGACGATCGTCGCAACGGCAACACCTGTCATGGCGAGTGAGCTGAACGGGGCAAAATTAGTCAGTTGGATTTTTGCCGGCTTCTTGTTGTTCATGGCTGTCTCGACACCGATTTATGGAAAAATGGCCGATTTATATGGACGAAAACGCGTCCTGTTGTTCGGGATTGGTGTCTTTACGGTGGCTTCGTTAGCCTGTGGACTCGCTCAATCGATGGAGATGTTAATCGTCTTCCGTGCCGTTCAAGGGATTGGAGCAGGGGCCGTGTTACCGATTGCGATGACGATTATCGGTGATTTGTATACATATGAGGAACGCGGGAAAATCCAAGGGGTTCTCAGTGCAGTATGGGGGATTTCGGGTGTCGCCGGACCACTCGTCGGTGGGTTCCTTGTTGAATCACTCTCATGGCGCTATATCTTCTTGTTGAACGTGCCGTTTGCGTTATTGTCCTTTTTCATGATTGTCGTGTACTACAAAGAGACGGTCCGCGAAACGGAGCGGAAAATTGATTATCGGGGTGCGTTACTGTTTGCGCTCGGGATGAGTGCATTTCTGTATGGCTTATTATCAGGCAGTGAATCGGAGACATTCTTACGTCCAGTCATTCTAGCCAGCTTTTTCATTAGTTTCGTTTTACTGTTTACGTTTTATCGTGTTGAGAAAAAGGCAAGCGATCCGCTGTTGCCGCCAGCGGTCATTCGTCATCCTGTCATTCTTGTGATTAACTTGGCGGTCTTCTTTTCCGCCTGGGTGCTCGTCTCAATGTCGGCGTATATTCCGATCTTTGCCCAAGGCGTGCTCGGAAAGAGTCCGACCGAAGCCGGGTTCATGTTGATGCCACTGTCTCTTTTTTGGACGCTAACGGCAATCATTGGTGGACGCACGATTGGTGTCGCTTCACCCCGATACCGGACGATGACCGGGATGGGATTGCTGATCGTCGGTACGACGATTTTATCGTTGATTACGCGAGAGTCGAGTGATGTCTTCATCTATCTTGCCGTTTCACTAATCGGAATCGGCTTTGGTCTCTCGCAACCGGTCTTCATGGTTGTGCTCCAGACGTCCGTTGATTGGTCACTTCGTGGATCAGCAACAGCTGTTAACTCGTTCCTGAGTACGACAGGACAGACGCTTGGTGTAGCGATCTTTGGGACAATCTTTAACTTATCGATTCTCCGTTCGTTTGCAGCGTCGGATAAACTTTCCGATTACGCGATTGATCCCTTTTTCCAATCAAGTACGGCAAAAATGTTTGGACAAGACGTGCAGTATGCAGCAGAAATCGCATTGTCTCACGGTTTGCGTTACGTCTTCATCGGTGGAATCATTTGCGCTGTTCTCGCGTTCGCTATGACATGGCGTTTACCAAAAGTCCGACCTGAGGACCCACGATCATAA
- a CDS encoding DUF4430 domain-containing protein, giving the protein MKKWLFAASIVLLAGCAEAKEEQQTASCDAEVKVSVVDHVKDKTLFDKDVCLNKEDTALDALEDTTLDVVKTGKGEMAYVTAVDGIREKSAGAGSGWVFGVNGKPGEVGAGSYELKKGDRLEWRFEKDAMAYFE; this is encoded by the coding sequence ATGAAAAAATGGCTATTTGCCGCAAGTATCGTGTTACTTGCCGGTTGTGCAGAAGCAAAAGAGGAGCAACAAACAGCGTCATGTGATGCGGAAGTCAAAGTATCGGTCGTCGATCATGTTAAGGATAAGACGTTGTTTGATAAAGACGTTTGTCTTAATAAAGAAGACACGGCACTTGATGCGCTCGAAGATACGACACTCGATGTCGTCAAAACAGGTAAAGGTGAGATGGCATACGTCACGGCAGTCGATGGGATTCGTGAAAAGTCAGCCGGTGCAGGAAGTGGCTGGGTCTTCGGTGTCAATGGCAAACCGGGTGAAGTCGGTGCCGGAAGCTATGAACTGAAAAAAGGAGATCGTCTCGAATGGCGGTTTGAAAAAGATGCAATGGCTTATTTTGAGTAA
- the rnz gene encoding ribonuclease Z, with protein sequence MEFYFLGTGAGMPSKQRNVTSIALLHPKMTWLFDCGEATQHQILHSPIKPRKVNAIFITHLHGDHIFGLPGFISTRAALEGTTPLTIYGPTGIKEWMDATLRITGTYLRYPLRIVEVEDGQTYEQDGFRVTARLLEHRFPAFGYRLEGPEERGALRVDALQALGVPSGPLYRRITLEETFEFDGMTYASSDFLEAPKPGIKLAVLGDTMPCEAAIELARDVDVLVHEATFADSEVEHAGRFGHSTARQAAEIADTAQVKKLLLTHVSARYVDQEEVLEQEARELFANSHLMYDHRVVPVKG encoded by the coding sequence ATGGAATTTTATTTTTTAGGGACAGGAGCCGGTATGCCGTCGAAACAACGGAACGTCACATCGATTGCCTTGTTACACCCCAAAATGACGTGGCTATTCGATTGTGGTGAGGCGACACAACATCAAATCTTACACAGTCCGATCAAACCACGCAAAGTCAACGCGATTTTCATTACCCACTTGCATGGGGATCATATCTTTGGGCTGCCAGGTTTCATCAGCACAAGGGCAGCGTTAGAAGGAACGACACCATTGACGATTTATGGACCGACAGGGATTAAGGAATGGATGGATGCAACATTGCGCATCACAGGAACGTATTTGCGATATCCACTGCGGATTGTTGAAGTCGAAGACGGTCAAACCTATGAACAAGATGGGTTCCGCGTGACGGCCCGATTACTTGAGCACCGTTTTCCGGCATTCGGATATCGACTAGAAGGACCAGAAGAGCGAGGCGCATTACGTGTCGATGCCTTGCAAGCGTTAGGAGTACCATCTGGTCCGCTCTATCGCCGAATCACACTCGAAGAAACATTTGAGTTCGATGGTATGACTTATGCATCATCCGACTTTTTAGAAGCACCAAAACCAGGGATCAAGCTAGCAGTTCTTGGTGATACGATGCCATGCGAAGCGGCGATTGAACTCGCGCGAGACGTCGATGTGTTAGTTCATGAAGCAACGTTTGCAGACAGTGAAGTCGAACACGCCGGACGCTTTGGTCATTCAACCGCCCGTCAGGCAGCCGAAATCGCGGATACGGCACAGGTGAAAAAACTTCTGTTGACGCATGTATCTGCCCGTTATGTCGACCAAGAAGAAGTACTCGAACAAGAGGCACGAGAACTATTCGCGAACAGTCATCTCATGTATGATCACCGGGTCGTCCCGGTCAAAGGATAG
- a CDS encoding aromatic acid exporter family protein, translating to MQIGYRTLKTAVAAALAMWIAERLKLDYYVFAAIIAILSIQSTRKKTFRSSYERIMASLLAIVLGFILFEVIGYRPVTLLIYFILFLPSVQRLRLQDGFITSVVILTHLYTERQLNAHILLNESLLLGIGVGVGMLVNMYMPSLDLLIDDRREKIDQRIAALFFEVAAAIETGRVNHHALTLDETERLLREGKDAALKRMGNAIGRRNDDEDYAYFRMREQQFELLRGIVHHAEELVLVVEEGKKVADFFRTIGDNVRPEADAMVYISELEALLTRFRASALPVTREEFEVRSALLHMLQEAEQYLRLKQRYVNQKK from the coding sequence ATGCAAATCGGTTATCGTACACTGAAGACAGCGGTCGCTGCCGCGCTCGCGATGTGGATTGCGGAACGACTCAAACTTGATTATTACGTCTTCGCAGCTATCATCGCCATCTTGAGCATCCAGTCGACGCGAAAGAAGACGTTTCGGTCTTCTTACGAACGGATCATGGCATCGTTACTTGCCATCGTACTTGGATTCATTCTATTCGAAGTCATCGGCTACCGTCCGGTTACGTTATTGATCTATTTCATTTTATTCCTTCCATCCGTTCAACGCCTCCGACTTCAGGACGGTTTCATCACGAGTGTCGTCATTCTGACACATTTATACACGGAACGACAACTCAACGCACACATCTTGTTGAATGAATCCTTACTGCTTGGCATCGGTGTTGGTGTCGGAATGCTTGTCAACATGTATATGCCAAGTCTCGATTTATTGATCGATGATCGACGAGAAAAGATCGATCAACGGATCGCCGCCTTATTTTTTGAAGTCGCGGCTGCAATAGAGACAGGGCGGGTCAATCATCATGCGTTGACGCTTGACGAGACAGAACGTCTGCTACGTGAAGGAAAGGATGCTGCCTTAAAACGGATGGGGAACGCAATCGGTCGTCGCAATGACGATGAGGATTACGCCTATTTCCGGATGCGCGAGCAACAATTCGAACTTTTACGTGGCATCGTCCATCACGCTGAAGAACTTGTCCTTGTCGTCGAAGAAGGAAAAAAAGTCGCCGACTTCTTTCGGACGATTGGTGACAATGTCCGACCTGAAGCCGACGCAATGGTGTACATTTCAGAACTAGAAGCATTATTGACACGTTTTCGTGCCTCTGCCTTACCCGTCACGCGGGAGGAGTTCGAGGTCCGCTCCGCGTTGCTACACATGCTACAAGAAGCGGAACAATACTTGCGTCTCAAACAACGCTACGTCAATCAAAAGAAATAA
- a CDS encoding ATP-binding cassette domain-containing protein, producing the protein MPIMYTDTDREDRLRNQANEHDQAVLTPERLLHGRVRDLLATVSLFRAGELATLLGLEAFFEAESSELSAGEQQLVALGHALSSSPRTLFLSEPFLFLDHVRRKRLMGLLEEIERRFDCQIHCSMTRQSDLTCTSEPVKTTGRLLDQIENVQHRYPLQARYALVTGKLSFHQGDRIAIVGANGSGKSTLLRLVLGVERPLYGKVRRSGVTQYVPAHPMLAPLNDRSGSFAIQKKRLLDDIDWSKDSYYFDEPTAGLEDTARMAFIDSWKMNPAALIVMATHDPALIRAARRIIYLVHGEIAFDGPTEQFLQESRLFL; encoded by the coding sequence ATGCCTATCATGTATACCGACACCGATCGAGAAGATCGATTGCGGAACCAAGCAAACGAACATGATCAAGCTGTTTTGACGCCTGAGCGACTACTACATGGACGTGTCCGGGATCTTCTTGCAACCGTCTCGTTATTTCGAGCTGGAGAACTCGCGACCTTACTTGGTCTAGAAGCTTTTTTTGAAGCGGAGTCGAGTGAACTCTCAGCCGGAGAGCAACAGCTCGTTGCGCTCGGTCATGCCTTGTCTTCGTCGCCGAGAACGCTTTTTTTGTCAGAACCGTTTCTTTTTCTTGATCATGTCCGGCGGAAGCGATTGATGGGGTTACTGGAAGAAATCGAACGACGGTTTGATTGTCAAATCCATTGTTCGATGACGAGACAATCCGACCTCACGTGTACAAGTGAGCCGGTCAAAACGACAGGACGTCTCCTAGACCAGATCGAAAACGTCCAGCATCGTTATCCGTTACAGGCGCGTTATGCGCTGGTGACAGGGAAATTATCGTTTCATCAAGGCGATCGGATTGCGATCGTTGGTGCAAATGGAAGTGGGAAATCGACGTTACTGCGACTTGTACTTGGAGTTGAGCGACCACTTTACGGCAAAGTCAGACGGTCGGGGGTCACGCAATATGTACCAGCTCATCCGATGCTCGCACCATTAAACGATCGAAGTGGTAGTTTTGCTATACAAAAAAAACGTCTTTTAGACGACATCGATTGGAGCAAGGATAGCTATTACTTTGATGAACCGACGGCTGGTCTTGAAGACACAGCGCGGATGGCTTTCATCGATTCGTGGAAGATGAATCCGGCGGCACTCATCGTCATGGCGACACATGATCCAGCCCTTATTCGCGCAGCGCGACGGATCATTTATCTCGTACACGGAGAAATTGCCTTTGACGGACCGACAGAGCAATTTTTACAGGAAAGTCGGCTATTTTTATGA
- a CDS encoding DNA topoisomerase III: MKRVQLIIAEKPKQAEKLAAPYPSVKRDGYIEIKPCDRFPQGAKLAYAVGHLCELQEPAHYDAKWKRWNYDHLPIIPERFDYRLAKGKSKPYQVIKKLLNERTTTSIIIASDAEREGEAIVRLILRLANNAKPLQRLWISSLTPQAVDHGFANLLDGKETENIFHEAMSRACADWLIGMNASRAYTTLLKKKGIADVFSLGRVQTPTLALIVEREKQIENFQPETYYEVEADFTRYKGKYINAKKQTKLSDRELAQAIVDRTKGTGIVASIEKKRQTERPPFWFSLSLLQTEASRRFGLGAKETLDIAQKLYIRGWISYPRTDSSFVTKEEAGQFPIILNRLLKQAEYSPIKDILTNNPANDKRYVNPAKVSDHYAIIPTEEAGAVAKLSGRDAQVYDLIVRRFLAAFAPDAVSEKTEIVTTREMDRFLTRGSRTIDPGFKQVLQIEAKEVELPAVEQGQEMPIKGCRLLEKQTEPPKRYTEGTLILGMKTAGKLLEDDLQAIMKEIEGLGTEATRAGIIDGLKRREYIKLVKKEIHPTPKGRILIDAVTGSILASPEMTAKWESRLEQIGKGEASAAQFIEQAKKLSEHLVVDAKQRIEQLAVDPTQVKSKSPRGATNRPVGPCPLCQSAVLDRGKFYGCSGYQKNNCGFTLPKTILGARLTQTEVKKVLAGQKTKPLEMKKNARQFKAMLYLERDQLKFEFTKGED, from the coding sequence GTGAAGCGTGTGCAATTGATTATTGCTGAAAAACCAAAACAAGCTGAAAAACTGGCGGCTCCGTACCCGTCCGTGAAACGAGACGGCTACATTGAAATCAAGCCCTGCGATCGGTTTCCGCAAGGTGCAAAACTCGCCTATGCGGTCGGACACTTGTGCGAACTCCAAGAGCCAGCGCATTACGACGCCAAATGGAAGCGCTGGAACTATGACCATTTGCCGATTATTCCGGAACGATTTGATTACCGACTAGCAAAGGGCAAGAGCAAACCGTATCAAGTCATCAAAAAATTATTAAACGAGCGGACGACGACTTCCATCATTATAGCATCGGATGCCGAACGAGAGGGAGAGGCAATCGTACGGTTGATTTTACGTCTTGCAAACAATGCGAAACCACTGCAACGACTTTGGATTTCCAGCCTAACGCCGCAAGCCGTCGATCATGGTTTTGCGAATCTACTTGATGGTAAGGAAACGGAAAACATTTTCCACGAGGCGATGAGTCGCGCTTGCGCTGACTGGTTGATTGGGATGAATGCGTCCCGTGCCTATACGACGTTACTGAAAAAGAAAGGCATTGCAGACGTCTTTTCGCTCGGACGGGTCCAAACACCGACGCTCGCTTTGATCGTCGAACGAGAAAAACAGATCGAGAATTTCCAACCGGAGACGTATTATGAAGTCGAAGCAGATTTTACTCGTTACAAAGGGAAATACATCAATGCGAAGAAACAGACGAAACTGAGTGATCGGGAGCTCGCCCAAGCGATTGTCGATCGGACGAAAGGAACAGGCATCGTCGCCTCAATCGAGAAAAAAAGGCAAACGGAACGTCCACCGTTTTGGTTCAGTTTGTCACTTTTACAAACGGAAGCGAGCCGACGCTTTGGACTCGGTGCCAAAGAGACGCTCGATATCGCACAAAAACTCTACATTCGCGGATGGATCAGTTATCCGCGAACAGACTCGTCTTTCGTGACGAAAGAGGAAGCAGGTCAGTTCCCGATCATACTCAATCGGTTACTAAAACAAGCCGAGTACAGCCCAATCAAAGATATCCTGACGAATAATCCGGCAAATGATAAACGCTACGTCAATCCGGCGAAAGTCAGCGACCACTATGCGATCATTCCGACAGAAGAGGCGGGTGCCGTCGCTAAGTTATCGGGTCGCGATGCCCAAGTCTACGATTTGATCGTTCGACGTTTTCTAGCAGCATTTGCACCAGACGCGGTCTCAGAGAAAACAGAAATCGTAACGACGCGTGAGATGGATCGTTTCCTGACACGCGGTAGTCGAACGATTGATCCGGGCTTTAAACAGGTCCTGCAAATCGAAGCGAAGGAAGTCGAATTGCCAGCTGTTGAACAAGGACAAGAGATGCCAATCAAAGGCTGTCGTCTGCTTGAGAAACAAACAGAACCGCCGAAACGCTATACGGAAGGGACACTGATCCTCGGTATGAAAACGGCAGGTAAACTGCTTGAGGACGATCTGCAAGCGATCATGAAGGAGATTGAAGGACTCGGGACGGAAGCGACCCGTGCTGGAATCATCGACGGACTAAAACGGCGAGAGTACATCAAACTCGTCAAAAAAGAGATTCATCCGACGCCAAAAGGTCGAATATTGATCGATGCCGTGACGGGAAGTATCCTTGCCTCACCGGAAATGACAGCGAAGTGGGAGAGCCGTCTTGAACAGATTGGGAAAGGCGAAGCATCTGCCGCCCAGTTCATTGAACAGGCGAAAAAATTGTCGGAGCATCTCGTCGTCGATGCGAAACAACGAATTGAACAACTCGCTGTTGATCCGACGCAAGTCAAAAGCAAATCACCGCGTGGAGCAACGAATCGCCCGGTCGGTCCATGTCCACTGTGCCAGTCAGCAGTCCTTGATCGTGGGAAGTTTTATGGGTGTAGTGGATATCAAAAGAACAACTGTGGTTTTACATTACCGAAAACGATTCTAGGTGCCCGACTGACGCAGACGGAAGTCAAAAAAGTACTCGCTGGTCAGAAGACAAAGCCGCTTGAGATGAAAAAGAATGCGCGTCAGTTTAAGGCGATGCTTTATCTCGAACGAGATCAATTAAAATTCGAATTTACGAAAGGAGAAGACTGA